One Spinacia oleracea cultivar Varoflay chromosome 4, BTI_SOV_V1, whole genome shotgun sequence DNA segment encodes these proteins:
- the LOC110801091 gene encoding uncharacterized protein: protein MGLFSSSSSTSQQKGILITVPVLVLALSTCAIFLFFLLSSLSSSCSCPSSPAVTGGFLEPSGRSAERVSTSTEDIDWVRNQIQINGLHMQDNVLRKGINPRTRDEQLKDLRQYKGISHYEGDDSNNHTALPCPGELLVEEHHSNYGEPWAGGRDVFEFLAESAHLSPDAQVLEIGCGTLRVGLHFIRYLKPEHFHCLERDELSLMAAFRYELPSQGLLHKRPIIVKGEDMDFSRFGSGVVYDLIYASAVFLHMPDKLVWVGLERLAAKLKPYDGRIFASHNIKFCSRLGGDECTKRLASLGLEYVGKHTHDSLLFNHYEIWFEFRRVKA, encoded by the exons ATGGGACTAttttcatcatcatcttcaacctCACAACAAAAGGGGATACTGATCACAGTACCTGTCCTAGTCCTTGCTCTTTCTACTTGCGCcatttttctcttcttcttgctttcttctctctcctcctcttgCTCATGCCCTTCCTCCCCTGCCGTAACCGGAGGATTTCTTGAACCTTCTGGAAGATCCGCGGAAAGGGTTTCGACATCAACGGAGGATATTGATTGGGTTAGGAATCAGATCCAAATTAATGGGTTGCATATGCAGGATAATGTCTTGCGTAAGGGGATTAATCCTCGGACTAGGGATGAACAACTCAAAGATCTCCGACA GTACAAGGGTATATCACATTATGAAGGGGATGACTCCAATAACCACACTGCTTTGCCCTGCCCCGGTGAGCTCCTTGTAGAAGAGCATCATAGTAACTATGGTGAGCCATGGGCTGGTGGTAGAGATGTGTTTGAATTCCTTGCTGAGTCTGCCCACCTTAGTCCTGATGCACAGGTTCTGGAAATTGGATGTGGGACACTTCGAGTAGGATTGCACTTCATTCGGTACTTGAAACCTGAGCATTTCCATTGCTTAGAGAGAGACGAGTTGTCTCTTATGGCGGCTTTTAGGTATGAGCTTCCATCCCAAGGTCTGTTGCATAAGCGCCCTATTATTGTAAAAGGTGAAGACATGGACTTCAGCAGATTTGGATCTGGGGTGGTCTATGATCTGATTTATGCTAGTGCAGTTTTCCTACATATGCCTGATAAACTTGTTTGGGTTGGTTTGGAACGGTTAGCGGCTAAATTAAAGCCATATGATGGTCGTATCTTTGCATCCCACAACATAAAGTTCTGTTCTCGGTTAGGAGGAGATGAGTGTACAAAAAGACTTGCAAGCTTAGGACTCGAGTATGTGGGTAAACACACACATGATAGTCTGCTTTTCAATCATTATGAAATTTGGTTCGAGTTTCGACGAGTAAAGGCTTAA